One Intestinimonas butyriciproducens genomic window, GTGTAGCCATGGCGGGCATCAAACGAGGACAACTGGTCAACATGAACCAGCATTACCGCCGCTTCTCTCTGGACTACTTTCTGGACTGCCAGCAGCGCCTGGGCGTAGAGCAGATCGAGCTCTGGTGCGGCGCGGCCCACTTCTGGCTGGATCATGAGGGACTCGGCGATGTCAATGCGCTCCGGGGCAAGCTCTCCGCGCACAATGTCCGGGTGGTGTCCGTCACGGCGCCCAGTATAGCCTATCAATATCAGTATGCCTCCCAGGAGCCGGAACTTCTGGAGCGGTCCTTCCGGTACTTCTCCAACGCCATCCATCTGGCGGCCGAGCTGGGCGCGGACCGGGTCGTGGTCAACTCCGGCTGGGGTTACTGCGGGGAGGATGAGGCCGCCATGTGGGGCCGATGCCGGGATCACTTGGGCCGGCTGTGCCTGGCGGCCGGGCGGGAGGGTATCCTGCTGGTGATGGAGTCCCTCCGCCAGGACGAGAGC contains:
- a CDS encoding sugar phosphate isomerase/epimerase family protein, which gives rise to MAGIKRGQLVNMNQHYRRFSLDYFLDCQQRLGVEQIELWCGAAHFWLDHEGLGDVNALRGKLSAHNVRVVSVTAPSIAYQYQYASQEPELLERSFRYFSNAIHLAAELGADRVVVNSGWGYCGEDEAAMWGRCRDHLGRLCLAAGREGILLVMESLRQDESNLVYSLERARRMYEEIHHPNLKMMVDNIATGAAGETLEDWFQAFGDDLIHMHFLDGDPWLHNVWGDGNTALARQIQTLNDHHFTGYLVQEVADEHYFTDPYAADRRNFRVLERFLQD